Within Ipomoea triloba cultivar NCNSP0323 chromosome 9, ASM357664v1, the genomic segment gttttaagtattaaatagtttttttgtcctagatttatatgtgtcatttcattttataccttttatttttcaaaacattcatattGGTCCTAACATTATCGTGGCATGACAATTTTTTGTCATTcgtcaacaaatatgtttaaatgagtttaaaattatattattaaccaCTAAAAATCCtgctttttttcttcttggtaatagaaTCACAAGTTTTCGTGAGTTTTTACGAAATATGGtgttaagaaaataaaagatgatGAGATAGGAGTCAGAGCAGTGATGGTGATGGAGGCAGAAGAGATGGGAGAAAGAAGAGCTCGGAGGACGAGGCCGCAGAAGGTGGAGAAATGGGAGGAGCCAGAGAGCCAGAGAGCATGAGAGTAGAGAAGAATCGTGTGGCaaagaaatagagagagaaacaaaTCTAGTAGGAACTTGAAACCGTTGGGTGATCCATATAATTAAAGATCCGACTAGTCTCACAAATTGAGTCAATGAGACAATCTCACATGAGTTTTTGTCATATATAATACAGAGTATATAATAATGAAGACAAGATTTTAAGtcatatatttacaaaaataaaataagtaactatttttgttttaattttcttaaacaAAATTGACCGTTACCAATAAAACTTGACAACTTGtcatataaactaataaacctttcaaaatcttcttttttttttttaatttcaaaaaaaaaagattttggtATCCTgacaacaaaataaaacttgagATATGCTTTTACTAAAATTTTCACTTACGTTTATCAACCAATTGGgaaacgcaaattatatcgtggacctcgcatcaaaacgacgtcgttttgattaatgaaaacagacagatgaattcgcgccactcactttcagttcatatacactgcagttacatttcaacacaactgcagttacatttcaacacaactgcagttacatttcaacacaactacagttacattttgatataactacagtttcattcgataatataaaaacacaaatgtgaaactgttattcagtatcagttcatatacactgcagttacatttcaacacaactagagttacatttcgatataactacagtttcattcgataatataaaacacaaatgtaaggtagtatcttttgagatgaactgtaatgccaattacagacgccgtctcccacttactgaaacgacgtcgttttgggaccacggtccacaatgcattgtggaccgcggtccacgatataaggacTGGTTGGGAAAGGTCatgaaaatattcatattaatatttgaaaaaaaatggattaattAATTGGATAATAAAATATGGTATAAGTATAATGACTTGGCCAGCCTTGAGACCAAAATTTCCGGGAGTCGACCCTCTCATTAGTCATAACCTTTTCCCTCGCTGACAGCTCAAAATAAAGTCACTTTACAACTTTCCCGCCGTGAAAGGCTCTGTTAGAAAATAGGAATTTATATGGTCGACTAGTCAAGTAGCATTGTGAATcttgatttaaaataatgtcGTTTTGAACTTTAgattttaaagaattttgtagtttttttttttttttgaagcaaGAATTTTGTAGTTTTTTGTTGGTCATTTTTCTACAcaactaataatttatttaaatatagaatttatacttttaaaatacagaattttataatacaagacacaaaatttcacaacacaagatacatatacatgttttataaaaaaaaaattataacataaatTAGACAACCAAATCATCAGcgtcaaaattaaataaatgatttttcaaaaatgaTGTCGTACATACAGAATTATGGtctacagtgcactgtggacgaGATGAACTCTAATCGAGGGTATAAGGATGATAGAAGATAATGTCATTCTCTGTGCTGTCCCCATACTTTCTCTTATTTGCATTTCTCTCCCCAACAACTTCTCTTAAAAAGACAATTCTTCAAATTCTCGCTCATTTTCTCTACACTGGAGTGGTCTCTCTTTCTGGGCAATTGAGCTGGGATACGACGAAATGAATGCCACAGGTGGAACAGCCTCTGCGGCAGCTTCTACAAGCACAACTGCGATAAGCAGGTTCGTCAAATGTGTGGCAGTGGGAGATGGAGCTGTTGGCAAGACTTGTCTTCTCATCTCCTACACCAACAACACTTTTCCAACGGTATGTTTATGCCTCTCTTTAGATTGTGATCGAGACTTTGTGATTGCACACAAACTGTTTGTGAAATTGCCTGTGCTCTTGAATTGCTTGGTTTCCAGGATTATGTTCCCACGGTTTTTGACAATTTCGGTGTCAATGTCATGGTTGATGGGAAGTGTGTGAATTTGGCTTTGTGGGATACTGCTGGTATGTGCCTTAGCTTCATGTTTCATGGTTTGGAATCTGAAAGTgcataaattttgtttgtttaatttaaaacaGTGTGTTATATTCCTTGTTATGGCAATTGTGGATTACATTATGGTGTTTTTGGTTCGAACATGAGAATCAAAATtggaatggaaatcaaatggTTGAAAgtgtatttgtttaatttaaaacaatGTATTATATTCCTTGTTATGGCGAATTAACTAAGGGGTGTTTAGAAAATGGCTTATCAGCCAAAGTTTAACTTGTTTGTCaggtcaaacaattaatatgaaTATTTGGTAAGTAACTTTTGACATAGCTTATTAAtaccaataagctgaaaatgaaAATTCTACTTTGaccgtgtttggtaaatggctgttggctgattgagttggctgtttgggttagaatgaatgatttgttgataatattggctgattgtagaaagttgtttgataaattagttgttagctgatagctgtttggtataatttcttttctcaaaaagctaatggaaaaggctactttgagtagccttttgagttttagcattttggagttacaaaaagcttattaaccaaaccactaatagtggtcaaataagccaaaattggctgataggctgattatttaccaaacagggcctttgaGTAACTTATTGATATCAGCTTATTCCATTTTAGTTTTAAAAGTCTAATTTACCtttgatagttttttttttttaatacagcTCACTCTATTACAATCTAGTATACTTATGAACTCTCATATGGGAaaatcactacatgccatctgagcacaaggtgtttggttAATAGTTTTTGTTATTGTGGTGTTTACGTTTattcaaatttacatttttaattatcagaaccgatatatatatatatatatatatatatatatatatatatatatatatataattgtactaACCgttatgtttaattattattaactacaaactatttttttttataattataaaattattaataataaaaaagataatagttaaaaataattaataataacacaacaattacaataaattataaaaatattttaagagttaaGTAAAAAGCACAATATACTTATGTCTttatatatcattttatatgtaatcaATTAAGATAAACAAcgaatttatcaaacacctttcTATAACCAGTTAATACTATTAGCTAGTCAAACAAGTTAACACAATCAACTATTAATTATCAGTTAAATAAATCAATCAGCTAATAACCAATTGCCAAACACCCTTTAGTCTaggaataattttatttttaaggatAAAAAGCATGTGAATTCTCATTGTTCCAGTTATAGTTTCTTGCATAAATAGAGGAAATTAAAGCAATGATGGCCTAGCCCTGCAGAGTGCAAGCAGACATCATCAAGGATCAAAACccattatttttgttaaaaagatTTTTGAGAAGATGGTTTCCCAAAAACTGTTTGTAATTGTTACAGGACAAGAGGACTATAACAGGCTTAGGCCCCTTAGCTATAGAGGAGCAGATGTCTTCCTCCTTGCATTCTCTCTGATAAGTAGGCCTagttttgaaaacatttcaaAAAAGGTAATCCTTTTACAGAATTAGTTTTCCATTGCTCATTATTGTATCCAACAGGCTAGTGGAATTGAATTCTTGGATCATATAAGTgaccataattttattttcttgcttTAATTCGTTATGTCGGAGAAGTGGGTTCCAGAGCTAAGGCATTATGCACCTTCAGTGCCCATTGTTCTAGTGGGGACCAAACTGGGTAACCATTCCTTCTTTCTTAAAGATTAATGTCTCTTAATTGTTCTAGTGGTAAAGTATGGATTAATGCACTTTCTTCTTTTTACCCTCTCTCACCAATTCAAAATCCTATAATTTACCACTCAGCTGCAGGGATTTTCTTTCTTTAGAGTAATGATTTCCAAGCCCCTTaaactttttcttttactttcttaATCTAATGGAGTTCATCTACACTGCAGATTTAAGAGAAGACAAGCAGTTTAAAAGGGATTATCCAGGGGCATGTACAATATCAACTGAGCAGGTGTATCATTCGTTCTTTTCTTGTGTTGAACAAtgaacatcatatatatatatatatatatatataatgttcagGTGAGAATCTATCTTATTGTGTGAACCGGAGAACCTGTGCACACCCTTGATGACTTGATGTTGCATCATCCAACGGGCTAGAACATTGTGCATGGAAAAAGTCAATCCAGAATGCGGTACACAATGTGTGTGCATTGTGTTTGTAGTGCACGACATGTCAGCATTGTGTTAATAGATGCCGTTCACTAATCTAGATAAATGGTTCAGATTAGTTCTCAGGTTCACATGTTAATATAGGTTCTCATATAGTCATATGAAcccctctctatatatataattgtatagtCTAACTATtagtttagatttttagttgaaacGGAATACATAAAGTAACATTATGTATTGAAAACCTCTGACATTCTGTAAAACAGGGTGAAGAGTTGAGAAAGCAAATGGGAGCTGTGGCATATGTTGAGTGTAGTGCCAAAACACAGCaggtaattaataatttacccTCCTTGATATATTAAAATGGATGATAGTTTACAGAACTAATAAATGAGTGGTGTTAGTGAATTATTTTGTTACTCTGTGTCCATTTCACCCTTGCCAAGTTAACCCTTGCCAAATGAATATCTTATGCAATTCAAAGTGATGTtagattatattaaatatattaaatattacaataaatGTAAATGATGGTACTGTTGTTTTCCCCTCTATTCTCTCTAGAAAAGGACCATTTTATtaaagcaaaaaataaatgtacatctttaatacggagtacttcATATGGTGGTCTACAATTGAACGGGGAATGAACCCCTTTCTCGCCATCTATCAACCAAGTTAAGACTaaagaaatcaagaaaatacAAGTAAATCAACCTAGGCTATACAAAAAGAAACCTATCAACATGTAGTGAtttgcaaaattaaaaattaaaaagaccaATCTAAAGAGTAAGTCCATCTCTTACCATGACACAAATTACTATGCAATATGATTCATTTTGTATTGTAGATCTTGGTccaaatgacatttaaattagagttaatttcaacgGAGGTCTTTTATCTTTGGTAGCATTCTAAATTTAGTCTTAGACTACCATTTTTGTCATTTGACACTCCAGGCTATCatattttaacacttttggtcATTCGGATGACTTTTTTGGTGAAACATTATTTTATGCAATGGTATTTTTTGTCTCTtcaattatttaaaagttattttcccaatgagttaattccatcgGAGGTCCATTGGCTTTGGTGGCATTTCCAAATTTAATCTCATACAAtaatttttgccatttaacaccctagactatcatattttgaaCACTTTTGGTAATTTCGACTTTTTCCGGTGAAATTCTATTTTACGAAATGGTATTTTCGATTACAAAGAAGAAActtctttctctctctgtttttttttttttttttttgggctctACAACTATAATAAATGATTCATGGAATCATGAACTAAAATAATAGCGGTCAGACTGAAACCGATTGGGTGGCGACATCCTAAGCTTTCTGACTGCATTGCAAAATGATTCCCTCGCACCCGGAGGTCCTCCCATACTCAGTATCTCCATTGACGAATGACAATTTGGGGCCGggttgaaggagatgaagacAAGAGTCGAGTGCAGGAGATGGTGCAACCCACAGTTGAAGAGAcgaaaatcgaaaaaaaaaaactggcatagaaaattaaaaaaaaacgtagAGACGAAAATGTCATGCCTAAAATAGGGTTTCACTTGAAAATGACattgaaatgacaaaaaatgtctaaaatatgatagtctttgttgttaaatgacaaaaacaattatttatgaCTAAATATGGAATAGCTACCAAAGACAAGAAACCTttgctagaattaactcattagaaaaaataaaaaaattgaagagacaaaaatacccttacctaAAATAGAGTTTCATTAGAAAAGTCATCgggaaggaccaaaattgtccaaaatatgatagtctagggtgttaaatgacaaaaacaatagtttgaaactaaatttagaattaccACTAAAGATAAGGGACTTcaattggaattaactctttagatTATGTACTTGCAGTTAATATATTGTGTCCTTTATGTAACTAAAGGTACGTAATAGATTAACTAAAGGTATATTATCTGAACATGGTTCACCATATCCATGGTGGActctggtccacaatataacaattgttaccatgatatataattaaaaaaaaaggtccaAAAATAAGTTCAATGCTACCCGTGCATAAATGCAACCTACCAAGCAAAGTTAGTAGATCCATTGTCGCAAAGAACATCCTTAAAAACTTGAGGGATGTGATTAAGTGGAAGGGATTCATACATCCTTAACCAAATGTCAAGGGTTCGATCTTAGGCTTTGGCCAAaagccttgtggtcaagcggcatagttgtggctctcctaagtgagaggtcacaggttctatactacattgtaatagagtcaatagtattcaaaaaaaaaaaaggctttgGCTAAATTCCAAATGGGTGAAAGCTATAGACGATATGCCCTCAATTGATAAAAATGGAACGTGGAAACTAGTAGATATTCCACGGAGTCACAAGGCGATTAATGTGAAATGGGTCTTCAAGATCAAAATGAAGTCAAATGGACACAGTGAGGTTGATCATTGCTTTAGTAGCCCAAAGGCAATGGAAGATTTaccaaatggatgtcaagttgGTTTTCCTCAACGGCATATTTGATGAAGAGGTTTATGTAAAGCAACCACATGACTTTATACAACATATAAAGAATACAGAGTGTGCATACTCAAAAAGGCTTTATATGGCCTTAAGCAAGCTATCCACGAGCTTGgaataaaagaatataattgaCGTGTTCCTTCAAGAAGTTGGTTTTAAAAGTGTCTATCTGATCATGGTTTATGTGTGAAGGCTAATTCTGGAGATTTTTTGTTGTTATGACCTTACGTTGGTGATGTGATTTTTACAAGTAATAATCacaaaataattgaatatttcAAGAAGTCAATGATAAAGGAGTTCGAGATGTCTGATCTCGGCCTCATATCTTATTATCTAGGCATTGAGGTAGTTCCAAGAGAAGATGAAATCTTTATCAATTAGAAGAAATATGCTACTCACCTTCTAAAGAAATTTAAGATGCATGGTTCAAATCCTATTCGATCTCCTGTTGAAATAGGAACAAAACTGACAAAGGAAGGTGTTGGCCAAGATGTTGATACAACATACTTCAAACAAATTGTTGGAAGTCTCAGATATCTCACATGCACCAAACTCAATATTAGCTATGTATGTTGTGGGATTAGTTAGTAGATTTATGGAGTCCCTTTGGCAATCACATTTGCAAGTGGTAAAGAAGATCATACGCTACATCAAAGGAACTTTTGACTACAAACTATTTTACTCTCATCGTTTGAGGAAAATGATCTTGTTGGTTATTTTGATAGTGATTGTGGTGGAGATTTTGAGGAAAGAAAGAGTACCAGTGGTTACTGCTTTATGTTAATTAAATACTTTATGtgcttataacttgaatgcggaagTGCAATTAACAATGAATCgcatgtaaatcaaatcaatcaactaaacaatgttcatgatcatggatttttaattaaaacaagaatattgataaagacttacttgattccattgGAGATATCATCTCTAACTTGAATAATCAAGAATGTTTCACCTCTCTGATCTGTAtgccttaatcacctcctgatgaTATGGAGACTGAAAAACTTAGAGACTAGAAAACCTTATGATCCCTAGAGTTTTCttgggtatttatagatgtgataAGAACCCTCTTTCAAGAGGAATAGGAAAGCCCCTTTTAGGAATAGAAATCCCtttaggaatgtgaaacctcCTTTTAGGAACCCATAACATTTTCCAACACacatcttttaacccttatatacttaaattttaacagaatgagagggagggaatttcacacagaccctgtttggtaaatgattgttagctgattgggttagctgatttggttagaaggtatgattagttaataacattagctgattgtagaaagttgtttgatagattagctgatagctgatagctgtttgatataatttcttttctcaaaaagctaattgaaaatgctgctttgagtagccttttgaattttagtattttggagttacaaaaagcttattaaccaaacaactaatagtggtcaaataagtcaaaattggctgataggctgattatttaccaaacagggccacaataattccgcctttatacatcactaatcaaCACCTTGAGTCCCTTATGTGGttacaacctttattatataaatcaatgttaggaaataattatttctaacactTTATGCTTAGAAAAACAGTGTGTGTTCGTGGTCTCCAAAGAAACAATCCATTGTTGCATTATCAACATGTGATGCTAAGTACATTGCAGCAACGTCAAGTGCATGTTAGGCAATTTCGCTTAGCAAAATAATaagtcaattattaatttagCCAAAAATCTTGTATTTTATGGAAGGAGTTGAGTAAGCACATAGACAAACACTATTAAGGGGGATGTTGGACTGACATAATTCTgatttattatttacttataagTAATTCGCTTCTTCTGTTAAGATCCTATCTTATAGGAATTCTAATTTTATGTTTTGATCCTACTTTCTAGTTATCTTAAACACTATATAAAGGCATTTAGGACAAACTTTGTAATCACTAGTTTAAGTATAATCATCtgtaataatatttcttttgttattttctttctaTCCAGTGTTTGCTATAATAATCGTTGCAACATCTGTTTCAACAACATACATCTATTTTGCAACTTTATACTTCGatttttgtataatatttataatgtgtGTTAATTTGTAAATGTGTCATATGTGATAACACATATAAATGGATTAGTTGATatcaaatatattatgtgcgtcaattatgaaaaaaatacttttttttttagatatacATTCAGATAAATCATCTAGCCAATgtattctctctctctacacacagacatatatatatatacacacacacacacacatagagagATTACTTTAGATAAACATGaaattaattcaataaaaaatatttataaatattttatagagTATATTaacttatattataatatatgttccATTCAAACCATTATATCTCATTAAtgatgtttcatattttttcaTAAACAAATTTTGCCCTATTCaatttgttttaactttttgCTCCTATTCAACAATATTTTTGACCATGCAAATATGACGAAGAAACACAAATTATTTCACTGCAGAATGTGAAAGCTGTTTTTGACGCTGCAATTAAGGCGGTTCTGCAACCTTCAAAATCCAAGAAACAGAGAAGAAAATATAAAGCATGTCGTATTCTCTGATCAAATACATTTGATGTTATACTCCTCCTGCATGTATAGCTCTAAGATATGATTCTTAATTTCTCCATCTTTGGAATCCAGtctttgttttttgtattatagtcAATTCATTCGATTATGTTTTCAATGTTTAGAAGTGTACTAATGTTCTAGTAGAATCTATGTAGTATACCATTGAAATTTGTTAGCTTTTCCCTCCTTGTACATGATTTCAGTGCTTTTACAAAAGAGGTATCTAGAAAGATGGGAATAATTAtagtatattaataaaaaataagaagcaTATGAAAGTTGGTGTAAATGCGAAaacttgaattatatatatatatatatatatatatatatatatatatatattaaaactcaAAGTATATTGGTTACAATGATGTGTGTAACTAATGTAGGAATTAAGGATACAATCTTTGGATATGAGAAGTCATTTGATTCTCTATTGGAAGTATGTTGAATTGTCCTAATTCCTTGTTGAAGAGCCTCCGGAGTTAAGTAGCTTGCTTGTTCTTCAATGAAGGGAGGGCTTCTAGATATATGTATCCTGACGATATACCGGCGGAGTTTCGATATGTAGATCTTCAGAACTCGCTTTTCTTTTAAAATgaaaccactatttatagtggtgagtGTGTAGAAAAAATCTAACAAACACCATCATTTTGGATGattctcatatttaatttaattatttgaattaaatatgagaAATGTATCGGGACACCATCACATATAGGTTCATAATTTCTTATCTTCAAACCAATTTATATTATCCACAATTTCTAAAATTATGTGGTCCACATATAGTCTTAATGGGTCAAATCCAAGTCAAAAGCCGTCTATTAAGCAACCCAAGCCCAATAGCACACAAATCAACCCATTGTTTATTGAGTcttgttgaaaccggtgttgttaaaTGTTACACACATAGACAATGATTTTTAACCATTGTCTTTTCTATatagaaaagacaacgattttttaaaccgttgtctattgagtgttgttgaaatcggtgttgttaaaagtcacgcacatatACAACGGTTTTTAATCATTGTCTTTTCTATAAAAGACAACattttttaactgttgtctattgagtgttgttgaaagtcacaggcatagacaacggttaaaaaatgTTGTCTATTGTGTGTTGTTAAAAcaagtgttgttgaaagtcacgccgataatatataagataacggttaaaaaccattattctcacattcatagacaacggttttaaaccgTTGTTTTTAACCTGTTTTGATTTTaagcataataatataataaaaacaatttatctAAACACTATAAATACCAAGGCATCAATACTTTAGTATAATCATCTTCTACTAGTATGTAAAGTATTTCAAAATACACTAGAATTATCATCTACTTCAAAGTACAATGAACAATTCCAATCACCAAGTCTAAATGTTCATAAAGTTTTAATCAAATGCATACCTACTCTATATAACTTGATACACAATATGTCCATCCGAAACACACTAAATGTGGAAATCAGAACTGGAAAGATTATTAAGCCTAATATTTTTAACTGCTTCACCATTTGAGTAGTTAGAGGCAGCAACTGCTTGAATATCATGGATACTGAGTTGCCTGGTAAGTTTTGAAAGAAGAGAAGATTGTTTCTTGACTTCTGAAAGCTTTCCCTCATGTGTTTTACATTATGGTCCTCTTGTAGTAGCTCTTCAATCCTTGTTGAACTTTGGGCACTGCCATccaacaaataaatacaaacttataattttaaagtagcaataaAACCAACAAAAGCTCAAGACAACCCCATATATTCTTTGTATAGCTTCTCTCCCTCTCTTCAATTTAAACACGGCATATAAGTTTACATACaacttaattatataattcactTAGTCATTTATACTGCAAGGTCACAAAGCATTGTGTCATTGACAGATAAAGATTGAGTTTGAATGATTAGGCCATAGTTGTATGGAATATCATTGATACCTCTTATAATCTCAGTAATCATATAGTGGAGTTGAGTTTCATTTTTGGATGGCCCCGTAGATGTAGGAGGAGTTTCTTCGAACTGCGTATAAATATCGTTGTGTTCCTTGTTCCTTTATTTTTctgcatttattttattctttacttTCCGCGTGCTTCTTTGTCTAACATAGAGCTTAACACAgataatcaatttaattaaaatctaagttcaaattagttatgattttccctgcattcaagattcacaatTTTACAATTAGTATCAGAGCCTTGAGACTTAATTTATTCGTCCAAAGATCTTGGTGTTtcgtgtttcttgaactcaagTGATCATCATATGCATGCTGTGTATTTAGTGTTTTTCTTTACTCTTTTACTTATGTGTTCTGTCTTACCTGTGTTTAAATGTTTCAGGATGGACAGAACTTGAGACCACCTGAGTTAACAGGGGCTAACTATGCTTATTGGAAAGCTCGCACTAAAATACGACTTAGCAGGTTTCTGCCCGCCTCGACCAAAAAGAGCTCTGGCTCAGAATCTGCCACAGCTATGAAACCAACAAAATTTCGTGGATGCCCGGCGAGGATAGCCACGGTTGTCTAACAATCTAAGGTTGACAGCTATGGTCATTTCAAATATGGACCTCACATAGATACTCACACTATTGAACAtatcatttcttttctttctcttccaAAAGAAAGAGCAACTTGCAATCGAAATGGCTTTGAGACTTCTGGATAATGCTCTCCTAGTAATTTCAAAACAAGGCCCAAAATTGCAGCCCCGACCAAAAACCCGAATCAGAAACAACTCGATTTGCTATGTGTGTGACGAAAACATGGCTCCTGCTCTACCACCCTCTTCCTAAGATGCCACCATAAATTATATCCTTTCGAAGAATCTCGAAGCTGTTGCCAAATTTGGAACGAGCTGATGCCCTCATTTCAGAGATGATAGAGGTATAAAGCAAAAGTGACCATGGTCGCCACCTTCGCTTCAGACTCATTTTCAACTCAGATTCCCAGAGGTGATAAAGAGGGACTAAAACGAAGGCAGCAGCCATGGTCGACTTCACTTCAGACCTCTATATCATCCTTGAAACGAGGGATCTCATTCGAGATTGTATAGATGGTCCAAATTTGGAAACGGTCATGACTGTCAGTAAACAGTCATGGTCGTTTACCCTTGACAGCCGGTGGctgtaattttttcaaaaaattcaaatttaaaaataaaaatttttaattttttttaaagacatgTGTCAACTCGAGAATGACTAACCtgctaaacatgtcaatttgggaCTCAATTGGACTATTTTATTGGTTTAGGGATTTTAaatgaagctttttttttttttttgaaaaaccacAAGGCAAAACTTCATTAAATCATAACATTGTTTCTACAAACGAAATTAAAGCAGAAAGGAAACCACTTTATCGTACCATCCTCAACAACAGAAAGAGCCTTCTTTGCCAAGGTATGGGCAATCATATTACCACTACGAGGAACAAAACGAAAGGAAATCAAAGAAAACTCTTATAACTGCAAACAGAT encodes:
- the LOC116030561 gene encoding rac-like GTP-binding protein 5; the encoded protein is MNATGGTASAAASTSTTAISRFVKCVAVGDGAVGKTCLLISYTNNTFPTDYVPTVFDNFGVNVMVDGKCVNLALWDTAGQEDYNRLRPLSYRGADVFLLAFSLISRPSFENISKKWVPELRHYAPSVPIVLVGTKLDLREDKQFKRDYPGACTISTEQGEELRKQMGAVAYVECSAKTQQNVKAVFDAAIKAVLQPSKSKKQRRKYKACRIL